One genomic region from Bufo bufo chromosome 3, aBufBuf1.1, whole genome shotgun sequence encodes:
- the SPRYD4 gene encoding SPRY domain-containing protein 4: MASPTGAMIVASRALRCLRAAGVQRNYAALSSRRDISFKLDEKTAHSSLDLFKKDTGVIFHILGIDPSKVPQNLERFREWAVVLGDTPIVSGRHYWEVTVKKSNEFRVGVADADMSRDECIGVSSRSWVFAYSHKKWNGMVVNKIIPITNIGHPSKVGLLVDYEGGKLCLVDPEKGSLIHTLNADFRGPIVPAFALWDGELLTHSGLDVPDIL, encoded by the exons ATGGCGTCGCCCACGGGGGCCATGATTGTGGCGAGCAGAGCTCTGAGGTGCCTGCGTGCTGCGGGTGTGCAGAGGAACTACGCCGCCCTCAGCTCCAGAAGAG ATATATCATTCAAACTGGATGAGAAAACTGCCCACAGTAGCCTGGACCTGTTCAAGAAGGACACAGGGGTCATCTTTCATATACTAGGCATTGACCCCTCCAAAGTCCCCCAGAATCTTGAGCGTTTCCGTGAGTGGGCGGTTGTTCTTGGAGACACACCGATTGTGAGTGGTCGGCATTACTGGGAGGTGACTGTGAAGAAGTCCAATGAGTTCCGCGTAGGTGTGGCAGATGCTGACATGTCCAGAGATGAGTGCATTGGTGTAAGCAGCCGCTCATGGGTCTTTGCATATAGCcataaaaaatggaatggaatggTGGTAAATAAAATAATCCCCATTACCAACATTGGCCACCCAAGCAAAGTAGGCCTGCTGGTGGACTATGAAGGTGGCAAACTCTGCCTTGTGGACCCCGAAAAAGGCTCCCTCATCCATACTCTCAACGCGGACTTCCGAGGCCCAATTGTGCCAGCATTTGCCTTGTGGGATGGAGAACTTCTTACCCACTCAGGCTTAGATGTCCCGGACATTCTGTGA